A DNA window from Leptolyngbya sp. KIOST-1 contains the following coding sequences:
- a CDS encoding fructosamine kinase family protein yields MWTAIAQHIAAKTGTAFTVADRRSVGGGCINQAYQLSDGRQSFFIKLNQASQVAMFEAEALGLKEMYDSQTIRVPKPIAWGIVDGSAYIALEWLDLGGGGEAWGRMGEALAAMHRVTHDKGFGWHQNNTIGATPQPNPWTATWLEFYREHRLRHQFRLAGRRGGRFPRQHELLMVLGDLLANHDPAPSLVHGDLWSGNAAVTTEGEPVILDPATYYGDREVDIAMTELFGRFPAAFYDAYNAAYPLDAGYKTRKTLYNLYHILNHFTLFGGSYESQANRMIDQLLR; encoded by the coding sequence ATGTGGACTGCGATCGCTCAGCATATTGCCGCCAAAACTGGCACCGCCTTTACCGTGGCCGACCGGCGATCGGTGGGAGGTGGCTGCATCAATCAGGCCTACCAGCTCAGCGACGGCCGCCAGTCGTTTTTCATTAAGCTCAACCAGGCGTCGCAGGTGGCTATGTTCGAGGCCGAGGCCCTGGGCCTGAAGGAGATGTACGACAGCCAGACCATTCGCGTGCCCAAACCGATCGCCTGGGGCATAGTGGATGGCTCGGCCTACATTGCCCTGGAGTGGCTGGATCTGGGCGGCGGCGGCGAGGCCTGGGGCCGCATGGGCGAGGCGCTGGCCGCCATGCACCGGGTGACCCACGATAAAGGCTTTGGCTGGCACCAGAACAACACCATTGGGGCCACCCCCCAGCCCAACCCCTGGACGGCCACCTGGCTGGAGTTTTACCGCGAGCACCGGCTGCGCCACCAGTTTCGCCTGGCGGGCCGTCGCGGCGGGCGGTTTCCGCGTCAGCACGAGCTGCTGATGGTGCTGGGCGATCTGCTGGCAAACCACGACCCGGCCCCCAGTCTGGTGCACGGCGACCTGTGGTCGGGCAATGCGGCGGTGACGACGGAGGGTGAGCCGGTGATTTTGGACCCGGCGACGTATTACGGCGATCGCGAGGTGGACATCGCCATGACCGAACTATTTGGCCGCTTCCCTGCTGCCTTTTATGACGCCTACAATGCTGCCTACCCGCTCGATGCAGGCTACAAGACCCGCAAAACGCTCTACAACCTGTACCACATCCTCAACCACTTCACGCTATTTGGCGGCAGCTACGAATCACAGGCCAACCGCATGATCGATCAGCTACTGCGGTGA
- a CDS encoding M16 family metallopeptidase, which yields MALLSATADLPSRLVSPTIRRLPNGLTVIAEQMPLEVVNLSLWLRVGSAVESDAINGMAHFLEHMIFKGTQQLQCGEFERRVEERGAFTNAATSQDYTKYYITTAPQDFVALAPLQIQMVMTPRLSDDDFERERPVILEEIRRADDNPRRRTYARTMELVFDRLPYRRPVLGPASVVETLTPAQMRTFHSTWYQPQSMTAVAVGNLSVETLIATVAEGFDRAMAQRTPPATPAVMERFKPLVPGDLEPPFESVRRAVHIDPALAQARLLMAWRVPGIAQLDDTYGLDIVASILGRGLTSRLVRDLREDRKLVTSISCSNMTLAHQGVFMVSAQLPTENLAVVEAAIAQHIATITQVPVSQAELRRVQTQVANRFVFANETPSDRAGLYGYYHTLTGDIAEGLNYPAYIQKLSVEDVLRAAQSYLSAEAYGVVALQPAA from the coding sequence ATGGCTTTGCTCTCAGCGACCGCTGATCTGCCTTCTCGCCTGGTTTCTCCCACCATTCGTCGCCTGCCCAACGGCCTGACGGTCATTGCTGAGCAAATGCCTCTGGAGGTCGTCAACCTGAGCCTCTGGCTGCGGGTGGGCTCGGCGGTCGAAAGCGACGCCATCAACGGCATGGCCCATTTTCTGGAGCACATGATTTTTAAGGGCACCCAGCAGTTGCAGTGCGGCGAGTTTGAGCGCCGGGTGGAAGAGCGCGGGGCCTTTACCAATGCCGCCACCAGCCAGGACTATACCAAGTACTACATCACCACCGCCCCCCAGGACTTTGTCGCCCTGGCGCCGCTACAAATTCAGATGGTGATGACCCCCCGCCTCAGCGACGATGACTTTGAGCGCGAGCGCCCGGTGATTCTAGAAGAAATTCGCCGCGCCGACGACAACCCCCGCCGCCGCACCTACGCCCGCACCATGGAACTGGTGTTCGACCGCCTGCCCTACCGTCGCCCGGTGCTGGGCCCGGCCTCGGTGGTGGAAACCTTGACCCCGGCACAGATGCGCACCTTCCACAGCACCTGGTACCAGCCCCAGAGTATGACGGCGGTGGCGGTGGGCAACCTGTCGGTGGAAACGCTGATTGCCACGGTGGCCGAAGGATTTGACCGGGCCATGGCCCAGCGCACCCCCCCCGCTACTCCTGCCGTAATGGAGCGATTTAAGCCCCTGGTGCCCGGCGACCTGGAGCCCCCCTTCGAGTCGGTGCGGCGGGCTGTCCACATTGACCCAGCCCTGGCCCAGGCGCGCCTGCTGATGGCCTGGCGAGTGCCTGGAATAGCCCAGCTCGACGACACCTATGGCCTGGATATTGTGGCCTCAATTTTGGGGCGGGGGCTGACCTCGCGGCTGGTGCGCGACCTGCGCGAAGACCGCAAGCTGGTGACCAGCATTAGCTGTAGCAACATGACCCTGGCCCACCAGGGGGTGTTTATGGTGTCGGCCCAGCTGCCAACAGAGAATCTGGCGGTGGTCGAGGCCGCGATCGCCCAGCACATTGCCACCATCACCCAGGTGCCGGTGAGCCAGGCCGAGCTGCGCCGGGTGCAGACCCAGGTGGCCAATCGGTTTGTGTTTGCCAACGAAACCCCCAGCGATCGGGCCGGGCTCTACGGCTACTACCACACCCTGACTGGCGACATCGCCGAAGGCCTCAACTACCCGGCCTACATCCAGAAGCTCTCCGTCGAAGATGTGCTGCGGGCAGCCCAGAGCTACCTCTCGGCTGAGGCCTACGGCGTGGTTGCCCTCCAGCCAGCAGCTTAG
- a CDS encoding alpha/beta hydrolase: MSAKTLRQSAGGGAGLGAGAVGGGWCWPYAAFRLSPWPSALLIRRAFDAGAADISAALESHLPDTVSSILDENYAVGDRNAYLDVYFPADLAEGETLPTVVWSHGGAYISGDKEQIGNYAQVLAARGFTVVSVGYSIAPRATFPTPIRQVNQALGYLVKHSDRLHVDPNRLFLAGDSAGSHISAQLAVAITEPTYAQALGITPTVTPEQIAGMVLYCGPYNIHAANLSGAFGWFMTTVLWSYSGDKNFSENAYFSLANVTDYVTANFPPSFISAGNADPLLPHSLPLADRLEQLGVPVNTLFFPTDHEPGLGHEYQFVLDSEAGQLALERSVEFLEQSTGPANTPNTSPQ; this comes from the coding sequence ATGTCGGCTAAAACGCTACGGCAAAGCGCTGGCGGTGGGGCTGGCCTCGGCGCTGGGGCTGTTGGTGGTGGCTGGTGCTGGCCCTATGCCGCCTTTCGCCTCAGCCCCTGGCCCTCAGCGCTGCTGATTCGCAGAGCCTTTGATGCCGGTGCGGCAGACATTTCTGCGGCCCTCGAATCCCACTTGCCAGATACCGTATCGTCGATTCTCGATGAGAACTATGCGGTAGGCGATCGCAATGCCTACCTCGATGTCTACTTTCCCGCCGACCTGGCCGAGGGCGAGACGCTGCCGACGGTAGTGTGGAGCCACGGCGGCGCGTATATTTCAGGCGACAAAGAACAGATCGGCAACTATGCCCAGGTGCTGGCTGCTCGCGGCTTTACCGTCGTCAGCGTCGGCTATTCCATCGCGCCGAGGGCCACGTTTCCCACCCCCATTCGCCAGGTCAACCAGGCGCTGGGGTATTTGGTCAAGCACAGCGATCGCCTGCATGTAGACCCCAACCGCCTATTTTTGGCCGGAGACTCGGCGGGGTCTCACATCTCAGCTCAGCTCGCCGTGGCGATCACCGAGCCCACCTACGCCCAGGCGCTCGGCATTACTCCCACGGTGACTCCCGAGCAGATTGCGGGCATGGTGCTCTACTGCGGACCTTACAACATCCATGCGGCTAACCTCAGCGGGGCCTTTGGCTGGTTCATGACTACCGTGCTGTGGTCTTACAGCGGCGACAAAAATTTTTCAGAAAACGCCTACTTTTCTCTGGCCAACGTGACCGACTACGTTACCGCCAACTTTCCGCCATCGTTTATCTCGGCAGGCAATGCCGACCCGCTGCTGCCCCATTCGCTGCCCCTGGCCGATCGCCTGGAGCAACTGGGGGTGCCAGTCAATACCCTATTCTTTCCCACCGATCACGAACCGGGGCTGGGCCACGAGTACCAGTTTGTTTTAGACAGCGAGGCGGGTCAGCTCGCCCTAGAGCGGTCGGTTGAGTTTTTAGAGCAGTCCACCGGGCCTGCCAATACCCCCAACACGTCACCGCAGTAG
- a CDS encoding lysozyme codes for MGTWIKETDIAIYLMQGGYWISRITKYPSSTNPKEQVVNIGSIRTWFLRSDYPRAMTVSIGTGAPEPQPLPPPPPPPPPPGNTINAAGLEIVKGFEGLSLSAYPDPGTGGEPWTIGYGHTSAAGPPQVYRGLTITRAEAEDILKRDLAKYEKVVANAVTRTPTSDQFSALVSFTFNVGPGNLQTSTLLKKHNAGDFAGAAEEFGRWVYAGGNVMPGLQRRRRAERALYRSENWQQFM; via the coding sequence ATGGGCACCTGGATCAAAGAAACAGACATTGCGATTTACCTGATGCAGGGAGGCTACTGGATCTCTCGAATTACCAAATACCCCTCCAGCACCAACCCCAAAGAGCAGGTGGTCAATATTGGCAGCATCCGAACCTGGTTTTTGCGCAGCGACTACCCCCGCGCCATGACGGTGTCCATCGGTACCGGAGCACCGGAGCCACAGCCCCTGCCGCCGCCGCCACCCCCACCGCCCCCACCGGGCAACACCATCAACGCCGCTGGCTTAGAAATTGTGAAAGGGTTTGAGGGACTGAGTCTCAGTGCCTACCCCGACCCCGGTACCGGCGGCGAACCCTGGACCATTGGCTACGGTCACACCTCTGCCGCCGGGCCACCCCAGGTGTACCGGGGGCTGACCATCACCCGAGCCGAGGCTGAAGACATTCTCAAGCGCGACCTGGCCAAGTACGAAAAGGTGGTGGCCAACGCGGTCACCCGCACTCCCACCAGCGATCAGTTTTCGGCCCTGGTGTCCTTTACCTTCAATGTTGGTCCCGGCAATTTGCAGACCTCGACGCTGCTGAAGAAACACAATGCGGGCGACTTTGCTGGGGCTGCCGAAGAATTTGGCCGCTGGGTCTACGCCGGGGGCAACGTGATGCCCGGCCTGCAGCGACGGCGCCGGGCCGAACGGGCCCTCTACCGCAGCGAAAACTGGCAGCAGTTTATGTAG